A region from the Sandaracinus amylolyticus genome encodes:
- a CDS encoding Gfo/Idh/MocA family protein yields the protein MTRTTSRRAFVELAACGLGAAALPGCGSALAPAPRPSHARAPAPETPLRAAPLERVRVGFVGVGGMGSAHVLNLLTMDAVDLVAVADIVPAHAERARSWATERGRPAPTLYTDGERDFERMIGEEALDLVITATPWEWHVPVMLRALESGVHGATEVPAALTVDDCWALVEASERASRHCVMLENCIYDRLELMTLAMVRAGALGEIVHGQGGYLHDLRAIKFARDGEGLWRRRWDTLVDGNLYPTHGLGPVAACMDIHRGDRLERLVSMSGPSRGLADWARTRVDEADPRRAERYVAGDVNVTLIQTARGRTITLGHDTNLPRPYSRGFTIQGTRGIVEGSPERIHIEGRSPEHAWESVEAYRDEHEHPLWRAELASAHERPGHGGMDYLELSRLVHCLREGLPVDMNVYDAAALSSIIELSARSVAARGAPQDIPDFTRGRWQAWTRGEVI from the coding sequence ATGACACGGACCACGTCGCGCCGCGCGTTCGTCGAGCTCGCCGCATGCGGCCTCGGCGCTGCTGCACTGCCGGGCTGTGGCTCGGCGCTCGCGCCGGCACCGCGCCCGTCGCACGCCCGCGCGCCGGCGCCCGAGACGCCGCTGCGCGCCGCGCCCCTCGAGCGGGTGCGCGTCGGCTTCGTGGGCGTGGGCGGCATGGGCTCGGCGCACGTGCTGAACCTGCTCACGATGGACGCGGTCGATCTCGTCGCGGTCGCCGACATCGTGCCTGCCCACGCCGAGCGCGCGCGCAGCTGGGCGACCGAGCGCGGCCGTCCGGCACCCACGCTCTACACCGACGGCGAGCGCGACTTCGAGCGCATGATCGGCGAGGAAGCGCTCGACCTCGTGATCACCGCGACGCCGTGGGAGTGGCACGTGCCGGTGATGCTCCGCGCGCTCGAGAGCGGCGTCCACGGCGCGACCGAGGTCCCCGCGGCGCTCACCGTCGACGACTGCTGGGCGCTCGTCGAGGCCTCGGAGCGCGCTTCGCGTCACTGCGTGATGCTCGAGAACTGCATCTACGATCGGCTCGAGCTGATGACGCTCGCGATGGTCCGCGCCGGCGCCCTCGGCGAGATCGTCCACGGGCAGGGCGGCTATCTGCACGACCTCCGCGCGATCAAATTCGCGCGCGACGGAGAGGGCCTGTGGCGCCGTCGCTGGGACACGCTCGTCGACGGGAACCTCTATCCGACGCACGGGCTCGGGCCCGTCGCGGCGTGCATGGACATCCATCGCGGCGATCGGCTCGAGCGGCTCGTGTCGATGAGCGGCCCGTCGCGAGGCCTCGCCGACTGGGCGCGCACCCGAGTCGACGAGGCGGACCCGCGGCGCGCCGAGCGCTACGTCGCGGGCGACGTGAACGTCACGCTGATCCAGACGGCGCGAGGGCGCACCATCACGCTCGGCCACGACACGAACCTCCCGCGCCCGTACAGCCGCGGGTTCACGATCCAGGGCACGCGCGGGATCGTCGAGGGCTCGCCGGAGCGCATCCACATCGAGGGCAGGAGCCCGGAGCATGCGTGGGAGAGCGTCGAGGCCTATCGCGACGAGCACGAGCACCCGCTGTGGCGCGCCGAGCTCGCGTCCGCGCACGAGCGCCCGGGGCACGGCGGGATGGACTACCTCGAGCTCTCGAGGCTCGTGCACTGCCTGCGCGAGGGCCTGCCGGTCGACATGAACGTCTACGACGCGGCCGCGCTGTCCTCGATCATCGAGCTGTCGGCGAGGTCGGTCGCGGCGCGCGGCGCGCCGCAGGACATCCCGGACTTCACGCGCGGCCGCTGGCAGGCGTGGACGCGCGGCGAGGTGATCTGA
- a CDS encoding serine/threonine-protein kinase encodes MVHVDAPTPDRAGATTRYQRLFDLAEGGMGRVELSVRRGPSFQRLYAVKRLRPAVAADADARAMFLEEGRLAGLIHHPNVVPVLDVGEDERGPFLVIEYVGGITARDVIVEAQRSALPTSVQIGCRIVAQAARGLAAAHDLTSHDGGALGLVHRDVSPHNILIGFDGVVRVTDFGIAKVTGREHRTSSGVLKGKLGYMAPEVLQFRGADARTDLFALGVVFYELLAGRRLYGGEDDGARARRILDEPPPDIGELRMDVAPDAQQLLVSLLAKDPADRPESARAVADRLDAIVHQLVELEGAHPLEEFVREAFGSVQAERQRAIQTALGELAGAAEADPTTTSEATRPALARRWSQRATALALALVLGATGGVVFAVADSGEPPARATTSSDAAPPELPAAAAPARVTIEVETVPPGAWVEIEGLEPVRTPASVELPRSTDRRQLTLTLDGYARRIESVVPDESRHLELVLAALPSPPARERRAARRESPSPRSKRASPLDTYW; translated from the coding sequence ATGGTTCACGTCGACGCGCCCACGCCCGACCGCGCGGGCGCCACCACGCGTTACCAGCGCCTCTTCGATCTGGCCGAGGGCGGCATGGGGCGGGTGGAGCTGAGCGTTCGGCGCGGCCCGAGCTTCCAGCGGCTCTACGCGGTCAAGAGGCTCCGTCCCGCGGTCGCGGCGGACGCCGACGCGCGCGCGATGTTCCTCGAGGAAGGTCGTCTCGCCGGCCTGATCCACCATCCGAACGTCGTCCCGGTCCTGGACGTCGGCGAAGACGAGCGAGGGCCCTTCCTCGTCATCGAGTACGTCGGCGGCATCACCGCGCGCGACGTGATCGTCGAGGCGCAGCGCAGCGCCTTGCCGACCTCGGTCCAGATCGGCTGCCGGATCGTCGCCCAAGCCGCGCGCGGCCTGGCCGCCGCGCACGACCTGACGTCGCACGACGGTGGCGCGCTCGGGCTCGTTCATCGCGACGTCTCGCCGCACAACATCCTGATCGGGTTCGATGGCGTGGTCCGCGTGACCGACTTCGGGATCGCGAAGGTGACGGGGCGTGAGCACCGCACGAGCAGCGGGGTGCTCAAGGGCAAGCTCGGCTACATGGCGCCCGAGGTCCTGCAGTTCCGCGGCGCGGACGCGCGGACCGACCTGTTCGCGCTGGGCGTGGTCTTCTACGAGCTGCTCGCGGGCCGCCGGCTCTACGGGGGCGAGGACGACGGCGCGCGCGCGCGGCGCATCCTCGACGAGCCGCCGCCCGACATCGGAGAGCTGCGGATGGACGTCGCGCCCGACGCGCAGCAGCTCCTCGTCTCGCTCCTCGCGAAAGATCCCGCAGACCGTCCCGAGAGCGCGCGCGCGGTGGCGGATCGTCTCGATGCGATCGTCCACCAGCTCGTCGAGCTCGAGGGCGCGCATCCGCTCGAGGAGTTCGTGCGCGAGGCCTTCGGCAGCGTCCAGGCCGAGCGTCAGCGTGCGATCCAGACGGCGCTCGGCGAGCTGGCCGGCGCGGCCGAAGCCGACCCGACGACGACGAGCGAGGCGACCCGGCCCGCGCTCGCGAGGCGCTGGTCGCAGCGCGCGACGGCGCTCGCGCTGGCGCTCGTCCTCGGGGCGACGGGCGGCGTGGTCTTCGCCGTCGCGGACTCGGGCGAGCCGCCGGCGCGTGCGACCACGAGCAGCGATGCGGCGCCCCCGGAGCTCCCGGCCGCGGCGGCGCCCGCGCGCGTGACGATCGAGGTGGAGACCGTTCCGCCGGGCGCGTGGGTCGAGATCGAGGGGCTCGAGCCGGTCCGCACCCCGGCGAGCGTGGAGCTCCCGCGCTCGACCGACCGGCGGCAGCTCACGCTCACGCTCGACGGATACGCGCGTCGCATCGAGTCGGTCGTGCCCGACGAGAGCCGCCACCTGGAGCTCGTGCTGGCGGCGCTTCCGTCCCCGCCGGCGCGTGAGCGCCGCGCGGCGCGCCGCGAGTCGCCGAGCCCCCGGAGCAAGCGGGCG
- a CDS encoding right-handed parallel beta-helix repeat-containing protein: protein MTTTRRRDALPRLTPTLVCALTLACTPGTITATDGGPPSDAARPPVDGAMTDAGASSDAGASLDADTSSDAGASSSDAGTSSDAGTLDAGRPWRELFVATTGSDSNPGTRERPFATIERASRAATPGTLVHVAPGEYAGSIRTEADGTAADPIVYLSDERHGAVLVPGSGPRVVAWDDRGDHVVIDGFQVDGRDGPTWRNGITVGGSHVTVRNCHVHDIATSTACTSAGGSGINTHAYWDGVDNHIVGNRVHDIGARGCRFVQGIYHSTTGSILNNVVYRIGAAGIHLWHDARELVIAHNTVTDSDVGIVIGAGDWYGPRLPADDVHVTNNLVARCTSYGILESGSTGRNNTYTNNLVDRAGTDFRLLNGLRDTGSVRDDPRLVGPEDHHLRGDSPAIDAGDPLRATATDFDGHPRDATPDIGAYEHR, encoded by the coding sequence ATGACCACGACACGGCGACGAGACGCTCTTCCGAGGCTCACTCCGACGCTCGTGTGCGCGCTGACGCTCGCGTGCACGCCGGGGACGATCACGGCGACCGACGGTGGGCCGCCGTCCGACGCCGCGCGTCCGCCGGTCGACGGCGCGATGACGGATGCCGGCGCGTCCTCCGACGCCGGCGCTTCGCTCGACGCCGACACGTCCTCGGACGCCGGCGCGTCCTCCTCGGACGCCGGCACGTCCTCCGACGCCGGGACGCTCGACGCGGGCCGGCCGTGGCGAGAGCTCTTCGTGGCGACGACGGGCTCCGACTCGAACCCCGGCACGCGCGAGAGGCCCTTCGCGACGATCGAGCGCGCGTCCCGCGCCGCGACCCCCGGCACCCTCGTCCACGTCGCGCCCGGCGAGTACGCAGGCTCCATCCGCACCGAGGCCGACGGCACCGCGGCCGATCCGATCGTCTACCTCTCCGACGAGCGCCACGGCGCGGTGCTCGTGCCCGGGAGCGGTCCCCGCGTCGTCGCGTGGGACGATCGCGGTGACCACGTCGTGATCGACGGGTTCCAGGTCGACGGCCGCGACGGACCGACGTGGCGCAACGGCATCACGGTGGGCGGCTCCCACGTGACGGTGCGCAACTGCCACGTCCACGACATCGCGACCTCGACGGCGTGCACCTCCGCCGGCGGCTCGGGGATCAACACCCACGCCTACTGGGACGGCGTCGACAACCACATCGTCGGCAACCGCGTGCACGACATCGGGGCGCGGGGCTGCCGCTTCGTCCAGGGCATCTACCACAGCACCACCGGCAGCATCCTGAACAACGTCGTCTACCGCATCGGCGCTGCCGGCATCCACCTCTGGCACGACGCGCGCGAGCTCGTGATCGCCCACAACACGGTGACCGACAGCGACGTCGGGATCGTGATCGGGGCCGGCGACTGGTACGGCCCCCGCCTGCCCGCCGACGACGTGCACGTGACCAACAACCTCGTCGCCCGCTGCACGAGCTACGGCATCCTCGAGAGCGGCAGCACCGGCAGGAACAACACGTACACGAACAACCTCGTCGACCGAGCGGGGACCGACTTCCGCCTCCTGAACGGCCTGCGCGACACCGGCAGCGTGCGCGACGATCCCCGTCTCGTCGGACCCGAGGATCACCACCTCCGCGGCGACTCCCCCGCGATCGACGCCGGCGATCCACTGCGCGCCACCGCGACCGACTTCGACGGTCATCCGCGCGACGCGACGCCCGACATCGGGGCGTACGAGCACCGCTGA
- a CDS encoding DUF2505 domain-containing protein, translating to MRTATESFDLACPPEGFWRVYLDPEYVRALYLGALGYRACEVLEVTDTSRKLRVVPKMNLPGPIEALLGDGFAYEDHGTLDRAKNEWTWRMVQPEQLDPRAKPRKDVVTTRGTIRVTATGGGRCRRTDELVIEAKLFGIGGMIEAVAEKETRAAWAKERALLATWVAKLR from the coding sequence ATGCGCACCGCGACCGAGTCGTTCGATCTGGCCTGCCCGCCCGAGGGCTTCTGGCGCGTCTACCTCGATCCCGAGTACGTGCGCGCGCTCTACCTCGGCGCGCTCGGGTACCGGGCCTGCGAGGTGCTCGAGGTGACCGACACGTCGCGGAAGCTCCGCGTCGTGCCGAAGATGAACCTCCCGGGGCCGATCGAGGCGCTGCTCGGCGACGGCTTCGCGTACGAGGATCACGGCACGCTCGATCGCGCGAAGAACGAGTGGACGTGGCGGATGGTGCAGCCCGAGCAGCTCGACCCGCGCGCCAAGCCGAGGAAGGACGTCGTCACGACGCGCGGCACGATCCGCGTGACCGCGACCGGCGGAGGCCGCTGCCGCCGCACCGACGAGCTCGTGATCGAGGCGAAGCTCTTCGGCATCGGCGGCATGATCGAGGCGGTCGCGGAGAAGGAGACGCGCGCGGCGTGGGCGAAGGAGCGCGCGCTCCTCGCCACGTGGGTCGCGAAGCTCCGCTGA
- a CDS encoding ATP-binding protein, whose product MARGRERGRRSDLVGRDVELETGRALLADGARLLTIVGAPGIGKTRLARALLEDAPHRFVDLAAARDLGDTCAAVAAALDVRALSARSADDLAGAVHEALRTWSGGALVLDNVEQVVDVTASNIERWASASAAPLIVTSREPLRVPAERCLPLAPLSVPASDDHDPERILAADAVRVLLARARARRPSFAPSDSEARDLAAIARAVDGIPLALELCAAQLWLLGVHGVRERVESGIGVLGSAVRAGVDRHGTLAAAIAWSWDLLSEAERDALARLSIARGGLDLEAAIALLERSEADTLAVLHALHDRSVLLVEERDGRARYRAYEPVRAFVSERAELGAARARHATHFAARAIRDGARASSVVRRALLADVENVLAACDHLVDPRSETSDAALGASALAAIAPIYTEGHHGPIDRYLERLDRGGEVIGERDAGARGRVELARGTVRSLRWEIAEADARLEAARTWAERARDRSTCAEAWLRTARLRSIERRHDAAADALARARGAIEVGVDPAIDALHAFEHGSSLLVQRRLDEAHASLARASALYGSLGDAAREARAAANAALALMHAGRGDEAVETADAALAAARREGLRRAECEVLAVRANALLEVGRIADAELAIEESLAIARAIALHSFHAAVRGVLAYVRLFQGRFADALPLIHDTEAAYRASGDRDRAAIAAAIQAIAAGALGRDALARERLAAVRAVDSAAVAEVAEIAEAHVALVLARGDDAIERAASRARALAAPASSHTSDARLLRTLLARAIPELAADLEVGVDARWFRVAGGPEVELLRKRAVRLILDALVAARLESPGVALSTDTLFRVGWPGERASESSAKNRVNVTLTRLKDLGLRPLLQSRDDGVLIPPGVKVAICNER is encoded by the coding sequence ATGGCGCGCGGGCGGGAGCGTGGACGGCGCAGCGATCTCGTCGGTCGCGACGTCGAGCTCGAGACGGGGCGGGCGCTCCTCGCCGACGGTGCCCGGCTGCTCACGATCGTCGGCGCGCCGGGGATCGGGAAGACGCGGCTCGCGCGGGCGCTGCTCGAGGACGCTCCGCATCGGTTCGTCGATCTCGCGGCGGCGCGCGACCTCGGCGACACCTGCGCCGCGGTCGCGGCGGCGCTCGACGTGCGCGCGCTCTCGGCGCGCTCGGCCGACGATCTCGCGGGCGCGGTGCACGAGGCGCTCCGCACGTGGTCGGGCGGCGCGCTCGTCCTCGACAACGTCGAGCAGGTCGTCGACGTCACCGCGTCGAACATCGAGCGGTGGGCGTCCGCGAGCGCCGCGCCGCTGATCGTGACGTCGCGCGAGCCGCTGCGGGTCCCGGCCGAGCGCTGCCTGCCGCTCGCGCCGCTCTCGGTCCCCGCGAGCGACGACCACGACCCCGAGCGCATCCTCGCCGCGGACGCGGTGCGCGTGCTCCTCGCGCGCGCACGGGCGCGCCGTCCGAGCTTCGCGCCGAGCGACTCCGAGGCGCGCGATCTCGCCGCGATCGCGCGCGCGGTCGATGGCATCCCGCTCGCGCTCGAGCTCTGCGCGGCGCAGCTCTGGCTGCTGGGCGTCCACGGCGTGCGCGAGCGCGTCGAGTCGGGGATCGGCGTGCTCGGCAGCGCGGTGCGCGCCGGCGTCGATCGACACGGCACGCTGGCGGCGGCGATCGCGTGGTCGTGGGATCTCCTCTCCGAGGCGGAGCGCGACGCGCTCGCGCGGCTCTCGATCGCGCGCGGCGGGCTCGATCTCGAGGCCGCGATCGCGCTCCTCGAGCGGAGCGAGGCGGACACCCTCGCGGTGCTGCACGCGCTCCACGATCGCTCGGTCCTCCTCGTCGAGGAGCGCGACGGGCGCGCCCGCTACCGCGCGTACGAGCCGGTGCGCGCGTTCGTGAGCGAGCGCGCCGAGCTCGGCGCCGCGCGCGCGCGGCACGCGACGCACTTCGCGGCCCGTGCGATCCGCGACGGTGCGCGCGCGTCATCCGTGGTGCGCCGCGCGCTGCTCGCCGACGTCGAGAACGTGCTCGCGGCCTGCGATCACCTCGTCGATCCGCGCAGCGAGACCAGCGATGCCGCGCTGGGCGCGTCCGCGCTCGCCGCGATCGCGCCGATCTACACCGAGGGCCACCACGGCCCGATCGATCGCTACCTCGAGCGGCTCGATCGCGGCGGCGAGGTGATCGGCGAGCGCGACGCCGGCGCGCGGGGCCGCGTCGAGCTCGCGCGCGGGACGGTGCGCTCGCTGCGCTGGGAGATCGCCGAGGCCGATGCGCGCCTCGAGGCCGCGCGCACCTGGGCCGAGCGCGCGCGCGATCGCTCCACGTGCGCCGAGGCGTGGCTGCGCACCGCGCGGCTCCGCTCGATCGAGCGCCGCCACGACGCCGCGGCCGACGCGCTGGCGCGGGCCCGCGGCGCGATCGAGGTCGGCGTGGATCCCGCGATCGACGCGCTCCACGCGTTCGAGCACGGCTCGTCGCTGCTCGTGCAGCGCCGGCTCGACGAGGCCCACGCGTCGCTCGCGCGCGCCTCGGCGCTCTATGGCTCGCTCGGTGACGCGGCGCGCGAGGCACGCGCGGCGGCGAACGCCGCGCTCGCGCTCATGCACGCCGGCCGCGGCGACGAGGCGGTCGAGACGGCCGACGCCGCGCTCGCCGCGGCGCGGCGCGAAGGCCTCCGGCGCGCCGAGTGCGAGGTCCTCGCGGTGCGCGCCAACGCGCTGCTCGAGGTCGGCCGCATCGCCGACGCCGAGCTCGCGATCGAAGAGTCGCTCGCGATCGCGCGCGCGATCGCGCTCCACTCGTTCCACGCGGCGGTGCGCGGGGTGCTCGCGTACGTCCGCTTGTTCCAGGGCCGCTTCGCGGACGCGCTCCCGCTGATCCACGACACCGAGGCCGCGTACCGCGCGAGCGGTGACCGCGATCGCGCCGCGATCGCCGCGGCGATCCAGGCGATCGCGGCGGGCGCGCTCGGCCGCGATGCCCTGGCGCGCGAGCGGCTCGCGGCGGTGCGCGCCGTCGACTCCGCGGCGGTCGCGGAGGTCGCCGAGATCGCCGAGGCCCACGTCGCGCTCGTGCTCGCGCGAGGGGACGACGCGATCGAGCGCGCCGCCAGCCGAGCGCGCGCCCTCGCCGCGCCGGCTTCGTCGCACACCTCCGACGCGCGTCTCCTGCGCACGCTCCTCGCCCGCGCGATCCCCGAGCTCGCCGCCGACCTCGAGGTGGGCGTCGACGCGCGCTGGTTCCGCGTCGCGGGCGGCCCCGAGGTCGAGCTCCTCCGCAAGCGCGCGGTGCGCCTGATCCTCGACGCGCTCGTCGCGGCGCGCCTCGAGTCGCCGGGCGTCGCGCTCTCCACCGACACGCTCTTCCGCGTCGGATGGCCCGGCGAGCGCGCGAGCGAGAGCTCGGCGAAGAACCGCGTGAACGTCACGCTCACGCGGCTGAAGGACCTCGGGCTCCGGCCGCTCCTCCAGAGCCGCGACGACGGCGTCCTCATCCCGCCCGGCGTGAAGGTCGCGATTTGTAACGAACGGTAA
- a CDS encoding helix-turn-helix transcriptional regulator has translation MRSERAATPCRLARVSEELFRCAAEACEHGTITGARVHPPELLDRLDAVATPEAQAWGWLLRAQHAALSRAGDGALEVPAHVLSTSTSRDVVRRGLPILARLALLAFDATRLERCCELHDLLRDESASDAAAIAATLARAWLRWLRAEPHEHAVDLGAIAAQARALGQPALVVEAQALRALDALAAGDLQAAAELGRRASRMARTEGIPESEVLANVALARVRRAQNRPHLSLRILGALLPHAPPAWHDWIHWEAVAAGLIRLDLPGSSSPAALLAATLRAIGSGVAADVGPCAERLLGAVQAIAPLRHDARRALTLLVPGYAEPDPDVDEWHRGTSVETPVGLAGIAFAPAPGRVEAGTCAHVVVAPGVAARRVAPLAVPMESASAEIDPRPATPPGQPRTDEGLAVLALAGRALETPAYFRAVYEYDYEPGAHATMLGMHVHRMRSRLGDAGTIAREAGALELVAARAMLLRDPRCGEPLAQQTLRLLARGGAVSARALATTLGVPLRTMQRVLAELVTDGDLARVQEGREVAYRVEDTTFSEPTRSQRFGPAGFSVE, from the coding sequence GTGCGCTCCGAGCGCGCGGCGACGCCGTGTAGACTCGCTCGGGTGAGCGAGGAGCTCTTCCGGTGCGCGGCCGAGGCATGCGAGCACGGAACGATCACCGGCGCGCGCGTGCACCCGCCGGAGCTCCTCGATCGCCTGGACGCGGTCGCGACGCCGGAGGCGCAGGCCTGGGGATGGCTGCTGCGCGCGCAGCACGCCGCGCTCAGCCGAGCCGGCGACGGCGCGCTCGAGGTGCCGGCCCACGTGCTCTCGACGTCGACGTCGCGCGACGTCGTCCGAAGAGGCCTGCCCATCCTCGCGCGGCTCGCGCTGCTCGCGTTCGATGCGACGCGCCTCGAGCGCTGCTGCGAGCTCCACGACTTGCTCCGCGACGAGAGCGCATCCGACGCGGCGGCGATCGCGGCGACGCTCGCCCGGGCGTGGCTGCGATGGCTGCGCGCGGAGCCCCACGAGCACGCCGTCGACCTCGGCGCGATCGCAGCGCAGGCGCGCGCGCTGGGTCAGCCCGCGCTCGTCGTGGAGGCGCAGGCGCTGCGCGCGCTCGACGCGCTCGCGGCGGGCGACCTGCAGGCGGCCGCGGAGCTGGGGCGCCGCGCATCGCGCATGGCGCGCACCGAGGGAATTCCGGAGTCGGAGGTGCTCGCCAACGTCGCGCTCGCCCGCGTGCGGCGCGCGCAGAACCGGCCCCATCTCTCGCTGCGGATCCTCGGCGCGCTGCTGCCGCACGCGCCGCCCGCGTGGCACGACTGGATCCACTGGGAGGCGGTCGCCGCGGGTCTGATCCGCCTGGATCTCCCAGGATCGAGCTCGCCCGCCGCGCTCCTCGCCGCGACCCTGCGCGCGATCGGCTCGGGCGTCGCGGCCGACGTCGGCCCGTGCGCGGAGCGCCTGCTCGGTGCCGTGCAGGCGATCGCACCGCTTCGTCACGATGCGCGCAGAGCGCTCACCCTGCTCGTGCCCGGCTACGCCGAGCCCGACCCGGACGTGGACGAATGGCATCGCGGCACGAGCGTGGAGACGCCGGTGGGGCTCGCGGGCATCGCGTTCGCGCCCGCGCCCGGTCGGGTCGAGGCAGGCACCTGTGCGCACGTCGTGGTCGCACCGGGCGTGGCCGCGCGAAGGGTCGCGCCGCTCGCCGTGCCGATGGAGTCGGCGAGCGCGGAGATCGATCCGCGCCCCGCGACGCCGCCGGGTCAGCCGCGAACCGACGAAGGACTGGCCGTGCTCGCGCTCGCGGGACGTGCGCTCGAGACGCCGGCGTACTTCCGCGCGGTCTACGAGTACGACTACGAGCCGGGCGCGCACGCCACGATGCTCGGGATGCACGTGCATCGGATGCGCAGCCGGCTCGGCGACGCGGGCACGATCGCGCGAGAGGCCGGCGCGCTGGAGCTGGTCGCCGCGCGCGCGATGCTCCTCCGGGATCCACGCTGCGGAGAGCCGCTCGCGCAGCAGACCTTGCGGCTGCTCGCACGCGGCGGCGCGGTGAGCGCCCGCGCGCTGGCCACCACGCTCGGCGTCCCGCTCCGGACCATGCAGCGCGTGCTCGCCGAGCTCGTGACCGACGGCGATCTCGCGCGCGTGCAGGAGGGACGCGAGGTCGCCTACCGCGTGGAGGACACCACGTTCTCGGAGCCGACTCGGAGCCAGCGCTTCGGGCCCGCCGGGTTCTCGGTCGAGTGA